One Thauera sp. K11 DNA window includes the following coding sequences:
- a CDS encoding lysophospholipid acyltransferase family protein: protein MSRLAIGLIWLLHFLPLPLLAALGRGFGLLLYPFARWRRHVVQTNLRLCFPELDEPARRRLARRHFALLGRSLFERGLLWWASAARLKEIVPIEGLEHLRRAQDEGRAVILLAPHFLGLDMAGTRITLEIDAVSIYSRQRNKVFDRWLYHGRSRFGDQLLLSRSDGVRSTVKAMKSGRPFYYLPDLDYGRRESIFVPFFGIPAATISALPRLARLADAAVLPCVARLQPRGGCVLQIGAPWENFPGGDVEGDVARMNTWLEGVIRTMPEQYYWVHRRFKTRPRGEPKFY from the coding sequence GTGAGCCGTCTGGCGATCGGCCTGATCTGGCTGCTCCACTTCCTGCCGCTGCCGCTGCTCGCCGCCCTGGGCCGCGGCTTCGGCCTGCTGCTGTACCCGTTCGCGCGCTGGCGCCGGCATGTGGTGCAGACCAATCTGCGGCTGTGCTTTCCGGAACTGGACGAACCCGCGCGGCGGCGGCTGGCGCGGCGGCACTTCGCGCTGCTCGGCCGCAGCCTGTTCGAGCGCGGCCTGCTGTGGTGGGCGAGCGCCGCACGCCTGAAGGAGATCGTGCCCATCGAGGGGCTCGAGCACCTGCGCCGCGCGCAGGACGAGGGCCGCGCGGTGATCCTGCTGGCGCCGCATTTCCTCGGCCTGGACATGGCCGGCACCCGGATCACGCTGGAGATCGACGCGGTCAGCATCTATTCGCGGCAGCGCAACAAGGTGTTCGACCGCTGGCTGTACCATGGCCGCAGCCGCTTCGGCGACCAGTTGCTGCTGTCGCGCAGCGACGGCGTGCGCAGCACGGTGAAGGCGATGAAGTCGGGGCGCCCCTTCTACTACCTGCCCGATCTCGACTACGGCCGCAGGGAATCGATCTTCGTGCCCTTCTTCGGCATTCCGGCGGCGACCATCTCCGCCCTGCCGCGCCTCGCGCGCCTGGCCGACGCGGCGGTGCTGCCCTGCGTCGCGCGCCTGCAGCCGCGCGGCGGCTGCGTGCTGCAGATCGGCGCGCCGTGGGAGAATTTCCCCGGTGGCGACGTCGAAGGCGACGTGGCGCGCATGAACACCTGGCTCGAAGGCGTGATCCGCACCATGCCGGAGCAATACTACTGGGTGCATCGCCGCTTCAAGACGCGGCCGCGCGGCGAGCCGAAGTTCTACTGA
- the metK gene encoding methionine adenosyltransferase, translating to MSTFLFTSESVSEGHPDKVADQVSDGVLDAILTEDPKARVACETLVSTGLVVISGEITTTAHPNYREIAQEVIRRIGYDNSDIGFDYKSCAVLAAINRQSPDIAQGVNQANDDPLDQGAGDQGLMFGYATNETAALMPLPIYYAHRIMQRQAEVRKDGRLPWLRPDAKSQLTVKYVDGKPAAIDTVVVSTQHDPDVSQSQIHEAVIETIIKPVLPPELMKGEVRYLVNPTGRFVVGGPHGDCGLTGRKIIVDTYGGAAHHGGGAFSGKDPSKVDRSAAYAGRYVAKNIVAAGLADKCEVQVAYAIGVARPVSLMVNTFGTGRIADERIVQLIGRHFDLRPKAIIQTLDLLRPIYSKTAAYGHFGRDEPEFTWEQTDKAAALRADAGL from the coding sequence TTGAGCACCTTTCTCTTCACCTCCGAATCCGTTTCCGAAGGCCATCCGGACAAGGTCGCCGACCAGGTTTCCGACGGCGTGCTCGACGCCATCCTGACCGAGGACCCCAAGGCGCGCGTCGCCTGCGAAACGCTGGTGTCGACCGGCCTCGTCGTGATCTCGGGCGAGATCACCACCACCGCCCACCCGAACTACCGCGAGATCGCGCAGGAAGTCATCCGCCGCATCGGCTACGACAATTCCGACATCGGCTTCGACTACAAGAGCTGCGCGGTGCTGGCGGCGATCAACCGCCAGTCGCCCGACATCGCCCAGGGCGTCAACCAGGCCAACGACGACCCGCTCGATCAGGGCGCTGGCGACCAGGGCCTGATGTTCGGCTACGCCACCAACGAAACCGCCGCCCTGATGCCGCTGCCGATCTACTACGCGCACCGCATCATGCAGCGCCAGGCCGAAGTGCGGAAGGACGGCCGCCTGCCCTGGCTGCGCCCCGACGCCAAGAGCCAGCTCACGGTGAAGTACGTCGACGGCAAGCCCGCGGCGATCGACACCGTGGTGGTGTCCACCCAGCACGACCCCGACGTGTCGCAGTCCCAGATCCACGAGGCGGTGATCGAGACCATCATCAAGCCGGTGCTGCCGCCCGAACTGATGAAGGGCGAAGTGCGCTACCTGGTGAACCCGACCGGACGCTTCGTCGTCGGCGGCCCGCACGGCGACTGCGGCCTGACCGGGCGCAAGATCATCGTCGACACCTATGGCGGCGCGGCCCACCACGGCGGCGGCGCGTTCTCCGGCAAGGACCCGTCCAAGGTCGACCGCTCGGCCGCCTATGCCGGCCGCTACGTGGCGAAGAACATCGTCGCCGCCGGCCTGGCCGACAAGTGCGAGGTGCAGGTCGCCTATGCGATCGGCGTCGCGCGCCCGGTGAGCCTGATGGTCAACACTTTCGGTACCGGCAGGATCGCCGACGAGAGAATCGTCCAGCTCATCGGCCGCCACTTCGACCTGCGCCCGAAGGCCATCATCCAGACGCTCGACCTGCTGCGCCCGATCTACTCCAAGACCGCCGCCTACGGCCACTTCGGCCGCGACGAGCCGGAATTCACCTGGGAGCAGACCGACAAGGCCGCCGCGCTGCGCGCGGACGCCGGGCTGTAA
- the ahcY gene encoding adenosylhomocysteinase, with amino-acid sequence MNAVADLNDHVVADLSLADWGRKEIRIAETEMPGLMAIREEYAASQPLKGARITGSLHMTIQTAVLIETLIALGAQVRWASCNIFSTQDHAAAAIAKDGIPVFAVKGESLEDYWDYTHRIFEWKDGGCSNMILDDGGDATLLLHLGARAEQDASVLARPGSEEETILFAAIEARLAQDPAWYSTRLAHIKGVTEETTTGVHRLYQMHARGELRFPAINVNDSVTKSKFDNLYGCRESLVDGIKRATDVMVAGKIALVCGYGDVGKGSAQALRALSAQVWVTEVDPICALQAAMEGYRVVTMDYAADKADIFVTATGNYHVITHDHMAKMKDQAIVCNIGHFDNEIDVASVEQYRWEEIKPQVDHIIFPDGKRIILLAKGRLVNLGCATGHPSYVMSSSFANQTIAQIELFQHTARYPVGVYTLPKHLDEKVARLQLKKLNAQLTVLTSAQAAYIGVPVEGPYKSEHYRY; translated from the coding sequence ATGAACGCTGTGGCTGATCTCAACGACCACGTAGTCGCCGACCTGTCGCTTGCCGACTGGGGCCGCAAGGAAATCCGCATCGCCGAGACCGAGATGCCCGGCCTGATGGCGATCCGCGAGGAATACGCCGCCAGCCAGCCCCTCAAGGGCGCCCGCATCACCGGCTCGCTGCACATGACGATCCAGACCGCGGTGCTGATCGAAACCCTGATCGCACTCGGCGCCCAGGTACGCTGGGCCTCGTGCAACATCTTCTCGACCCAGGACCACGCCGCCGCCGCAATCGCCAAGGACGGCATCCCGGTGTTCGCCGTCAAGGGCGAATCGCTCGAGGACTACTGGGACTACACCCACCGCATCTTCGAATGGAAGGACGGCGGCTGCAGCAACATGATCCTCGACGACGGCGGCGACGCCACGCTGCTGCTGCACCTGGGCGCGCGCGCCGAACAGGATGCGTCGGTGCTGGCCAGGCCCGGCTCGGAAGAGGAGACGATCCTCTTCGCCGCCATCGAGGCCAGGCTGGCGCAGGACCCCGCCTGGTACTCCACCCGCCTCGCCCACATCAAGGGCGTCACCGAGGAAACCACCACCGGCGTGCACCGCCTGTACCAGATGCACGCGCGCGGCGAGCTCCGCTTCCCGGCGATCAACGTCAACGATTCGGTCACCAAGTCCAAGTTCGACAATCTCTACGGCTGCCGCGAATCGCTGGTCGACGGCATCAAGCGCGCCACCGACGTCATGGTGGCCGGCAAGATCGCGCTGGTGTGCGGCTACGGCGACGTGGGCAAGGGCTCGGCGCAGGCGCTGCGTGCGCTGTCGGCCCAGGTGTGGGTGACCGAGGTCGACCCCATCTGCGCGCTGCAGGCGGCGATGGAAGGCTACCGCGTCGTCACCATGGACTACGCCGCCGACAAGGCCGACATCTTCGTCACCGCCACCGGCAACTACCACGTGATCACCCACGACCACATGGCGAAGATGAAGGACCAGGCCATCGTCTGCAACATCGGCCACTTCGACAACGAGATCGACGTGGCGTCGGTCGAGCAGTATCGCTGGGAAGAGATCAAGCCGCAGGTCGACCACATCATCTTCCCCGACGGCAAGCGGATCATCCTGCTCGCCAAGGGCCGCCTGGTGAACCTCGGCTGCGCCACCGGCCACCCGAGCTACGTGATGTCCAGTTCCTTCGCCAACCAGACGATCGCGCAGATCGAACTGTTCCAACACACCGCCAGGTACCCGGTGGGCGTCTACACGCTGCCCAAGCACCTCGACGAAAAGGTCGCGCGCCTGCAGTTGAAGAAGCTCAACGCCCAGCTCACCGTCCTGACGTCCGCGCAGGCCGCCTACATCGGCGTGCCGGTCGAAGGCCCGTACAAGTCGGAACACTACCGTTACTGA
- a CDS encoding lysophospholipid acyltransferase family protein gives MIVQSLFRLLARLPLSWLHRLGGWAGWITYAASPTYRRRLRQNLFNALGREDTRLLRAAIAETGRQFIEIAWVWLRPVDAVMEKLRVEGWELVEAAHREGAGLLFVTPHLGCFEINAQYIATREPITVLYRPPRKSVLAPLMEAGRSRPQLRAAPADLSGVRQLVKTLRNRGAVGMLPDQVPGAGEGVWAPFFGRPAWTMTLAARLAEVKGVRTIYCWVERLPRGEGFVMRLYPPTLPLEGDLEARCATINREVERLIMLRPEQYLWGYNRYKKPRSPRTGDSGGAADGAGGDGQ, from the coding sequence GTGATCGTCCAATCCCTGTTCCGCCTCCTCGCCCGTCTTCCCTTGTCCTGGCTGCACCGCCTCGGTGGCTGGGCCGGCTGGATCACCTACGCGGCGTCGCCGACCTACCGCCGCCGCCTGCGGCAGAACCTGTTCAATGCGCTGGGGCGCGAGGACACGCGCCTGCTGCGTGCCGCGATCGCCGAGACCGGCCGGCAGTTCATCGAAATCGCATGGGTGTGGCTGCGTCCGGTGGACGCGGTCATGGAGAAGCTGCGGGTGGAGGGCTGGGAACTGGTCGAGGCCGCGCACCGCGAGGGTGCCGGGCTGCTGTTCGTCACGCCGCACCTGGGCTGCTTCGAGATCAATGCGCAGTACATCGCCACCCGCGAGCCGATCACCGTGCTCTACCGGCCGCCGCGCAAGTCGGTGCTGGCGCCGCTGATGGAAGCGGGGCGCTCGCGGCCGCAGTTGCGCGCCGCACCGGCCGACCTGTCCGGCGTGCGTCAACTGGTGAAGACGCTGCGCAACCGCGGGGCGGTGGGCATGCTGCCCGACCAGGTGCCGGGCGCGGGCGAAGGCGTGTGGGCGCCGTTCTTCGGCCGCCCGGCGTGGACGATGACGCTGGCCGCGCGCCTAGCCGAGGTGAAGGGCGTGCGCACGATCTACTGCTGGGTCGAGCGCCTGCCGCGCGGCGAGGGTTTCGTCATGCGCCTGTATCCGCCGACGCTGCCGCTGGAGGGGGATCTCGAGGCGCGCTGCGCCACCATCAACCGCGAGGTCGAGCGCCTGATCATGCTGCGCCCCGAGCAGTACCTGTGGGGCTACAACCGCTACAAGAAGCCGCGTTCGCCCCGGACCGGCGACAGCGGCGGCGCGGCGGACGGCGCGGGCGGAGACGGGCAGTGA
- a CDS encoding TlyA family RNA methyltransferase translates to MSMNSFHARQGRPRHATDAKKPADRHGLLRVDQLLVAQGLAPSRTAARSLIEAGRVSHDGEAVTKPSLELPPDARLAVVADDGDRFVSRGALKLEGALERSLLDVRGITCLDIGQSTGGFTDCLLQAGAAKVVGVEVGHDQLHQRLRKDHRCVTLEGLNARRLAPADLHGHFPPHGFDLIVCDASFISLALLMPQWPALLAPGGHVLALVKPQFEVGPQGLGKGGIVRDAARYAEVETRLRAAAHDAGLRILDWFESPIAGGDGNREFFFHGIRATDAGTPPHTP, encoded by the coding sequence ATGAGCATGAATTCCTTCCATGCCCGGCAGGGACGGCCGCGCCATGCCACCGACGCGAAGAAGCCGGCCGACCGCCACGGCCTGCTGCGCGTCGACCAGTTGCTGGTGGCACAGGGGCTGGCGCCGTCGCGCACCGCGGCGCGCAGCCTCATCGAGGCGGGCCGCGTCAGCCACGACGGCGAGGCTGTCACCAAGCCGTCGCTGGAACTGCCGCCCGATGCCAGGCTGGCGGTGGTGGCGGACGACGGCGACCGCTTCGTGTCGCGCGGCGCGCTCAAGCTCGAAGGCGCACTTGAGCGCAGCCTGCTCGACGTGCGCGGCATCACCTGCCTGGACATCGGCCAATCCACCGGCGGCTTCACAGACTGCCTGCTGCAGGCCGGCGCAGCGAAGGTGGTGGGGGTCGAGGTCGGACACGACCAGCTCCACCAGCGCCTGCGCAAGGACCACCGCTGCGTGACGCTGGAGGGCCTGAACGCCCGCCGGCTCGCGCCCGCCGACCTGCACGGGCACTTCCCGCCGCACGGCTTCGACCTCATCGTCTGCGACGCCAGCTTCATCTCGCTCGCCCTGCTGATGCCGCAATGGCCGGCGCTGCTGGCGCCGGGCGGGCACGTGCTGGCGCTGGTGAAGCCGCAGTTCGAGGTCGGCCCGCAGGGGCTCGGCAAGGGCGGCATCGTGCGCGACGCGGCACGCTACGCCGAGGTCGAGACCCGGCTGCGCGCCGCCGCGCACGACGCCGGCCTGCGCATCCTCGACTGGTTCGAATCGCCCATCGCCGGCGGCGACGGCAACCGCGAATTCTTTTTCCACGGCATCCGCGCAACGGATGCCGGCACCCCACCGCACACGCCATGA